TTATTGAATGAAAGGTATGAAAATCATAACATGAGTAAATAATAGCTTCAAAAGAAGTATTGAGGAGAAAAGAGAACTTGTCAAGAataatacttaaataatattttattatgatttgaataaactgaaaaatacatagcaattttataatataatatatagataatacatatatatatatacatatacataaatatcatgTATATGTTCAATAATGTCCTGACCTTCATAACTGTTGATctcaaagaaaaatacaaaatagcTTCGAACTATGAATTACCTatgagaatattataaataaatagtaacaCTATCTATTTAATGGTATTACaacaatattaaacaattattgcggttaaattgatattttgagcatgttatttattttcaatattcacgTAGATAATTTACGGTTCAGAACTAGTTTGTCTTTCTCTCTGAAATCAACGGATAGGAAGGTCAGGatgttattgaatattattatgcttaataaaaaaaattaaatagtattataatacgtagatgtatgttcatgtattctatttattaaatgtcttttattaaagaaacatatgaataatacgatattatattgttaaataacacCAATGTCTAATAGTTTAgtacttttatttatcttatagAATCTTTtctaatacgaaatataatataataatattaaaatatctgttttaCAATATGTGTTCCATAAGAACCCTTTTTAAAGAAGTTCTAAATGcggataaaaaattatttctataatggTTACAGAAAAAGCCGAATTTCGTACTCACTTTGCATGTATTGCTTCGAACATAATACTTTAGCTTCAGGCTTATACTAATAGATCGGTCTTGTCCACAGTCGTATATAAAGGTCTGAAAACTCCGATGGTGGGGATAAGGCTCTTAAATATCGAGAGTTGTGCTTTACAAATCGGCTACTATAGCACCTGAATCTTTACTTTCTTATTCAATAAAGACGTTAAGGGAAGATTTATAcaactttataattaatatagttatataaattactctttctatttataagagaatttagaaatatttagacCATAAATAGAAGTTACAAGTTGATTTACAATTTATGAATGTACAATTATCGGATATAAGATCAACTaagatgaatttatatttaaatatataagtatttaCTAGCTCGAGGATTTAAAAAAACGGGAAGCGGCGAGGACACGAGCAACCGAATAGGAAAAGCGGATCAATCTGAATGATATTAAGTTGACAAACATGTAAATGTATGGATagtgtagaaataaataaataggtaTAAATAGCTTCTAGAACATTTAACACGTCTCTCCTTTTACATCCTTAGGATAATAATACTCTCAATATCTTATTTCTAcagtaataagaaaaaattatattgaaataatgtaaattatggTAATTCGAAGTCATAAAAAAGTACTTTATTTATTCCGAAATACAGAAAGAGATCGGATTCAAATAAGTATTATCCAATGTTTTATGTGTCTGAAAGTAATTAAGAtcagttaaattaaaaaagaatgaattaGGGTCAGAATATGTCTAACATGTATGAtatgattcttttatttaaacaatatttaactttttcaGCAAAGTACaagtgatttttatatatcctCGCaccaacaaatatttttccaaataaaatacaatgtcTATGCGTCCTTGTGGTCATATCTtatgtatattgttttatgtatattgtttcaattaatcaataaTACTGGTACAAAGATTTTTTctcaatataaaaatggaacatttgcattttgaacattgttgaaaatttagGAAATACCATCAAGCATTGGAAGTTATAAAAATGTGTTAATAACTAGAAATGCATATTCTCCTACCATGTTTTTACTCGCTTGGACatgtcgaaaagaaatattataacaccatgaaaattttaacatgATGTGcatcgttaaattaattttccataacCTCAtgaaagtatataataatatttacatatgtaaaatgatgtcattaaattttatgtcaGCTCAAAGATTTGGTATAGCAGTttatatattaagtaataatatgCGGAAATACATTAaagatgattttatatttattgccTTTATAAGGAATATGAAAATCATTTAATGATCCACGTTAGGGTTATTCGTGGACTTTTCATGTCACAATAAACAAAATACTGtagttttaaatatacataattgtatttaaGTACATTACagacatatgtatgtatatagaaaaaatttttgttctgCAATCCAatagttttataaatcttACAAGAAAGCGAAAAACCCcaacgtaaataaaaaatcattttacaaatgtttttTGGAATGTTTCAAGAGTAGCTTTCTCACCAAACGTTTAACGACAAAAATATCCAGACGAGTTATTATGAAAATGGTATTTGTCTGTCTTTGAACTTTAGAGCGTTACattgtacaaaatatgtatgtagttATTGCCATGTACATTCGACTTACAAATACACGACGACTATAAAATCCTTTgcttcaattttcatttaatattgtttcaataataataacgctactagattgtaaatattaataatatttataatataatataataatacaataataataataataataataatataacactactaatttgtaaattgtagtattaaatattatcaaaaaatatctATTGTTATTTTTCCTGTACTTTTCCTTTCGTGTTTACTGCAACATGTAATGATGATAATGCATAAAAGTATGAATTCCGATACAATGATCAGTTTTTAAACTTTCCCATCATTTTTCCTACTTCGTTATTGCAAAAAGTGTGTCATTTCACAACATCGCTCTTTGTTTGCATTCCGTCAAAAAATTGGCAGCATTTATAGGCTATATTTTCCCTCAttatagtttaattaaatttcattgtcgcaccatataattttctttaaaaagagaattgttttaaaatttctatgtgGCGTACCAGACAGCCACATATTATAGTTCTCCTATCATCCAACCTTTCgtacgtattattttttatcataacaCTCTCGCTCACATTCACTCTTTCATACTTTCAAGAATCTTGATAGCTATCCTTTTTATAGGAACCGCGCAATTACCTTATGTTGAAGGTATGCAATACAAAGAGACGCGCGATATTCCtacatttctatatattatattactgattattaatatctagtatttcaatatacgtatatcaatAAAGGCCACGAGTGtgttcaatataaaattactaaacAGTAGTTGAAATTCGTTCGTACTAAAAtagtatgtataattttgcaaaGTTTATATGACGTGCTTACATGTCTATATTTATTGTGAAGACGGATATCGTTGATTTCGTGTTACATAAATTAAGCGGTCGCTTGTACATTACAAACCTATTTCAGGTTAATATTTAGAGATTACTTATAACTCACTAAAAAATAATGGTGACTCTTCCAcactgttttaaaatattaattcatctATTACTCGGATTATATTTGTTACTGTAAATAGCAAAATGATACATCGGAATAAAACTGGAATCGATATGTATACATTAGTGTATAGCGACCGCTATTGACAAAAGTAATCTTAATTCATCAGCAGAAATAAGTGATGacgcaaataaaaatacaatgtatTTCTCGGGCAAATCCTTATCAAGGACGGATAAGACGCAACATGATAAGAACCGCGACAAGAAAGTAATCAGTGAAAAGAAGTCACATATGTGGCGTTACGCTTAGTGACCGACAGTAATACTTGGAAAAAAAATACTGATGCGCCGGCACTCAAAATCTTGTGTATAATGCTTggacaaaaaataaaacagtattCACAAATTATGTAACAcattttcttgatattttagCAAAAAGAGATAtcgttagaaaaaaaaaaaacaacattAGCTAATAATATAGCTAAAATAACAAAGTTAGTATGaattaacgttaaatattttatagctaAAACAGCAAGAAAATCTATACttgttatgaaaaaatatataaacattttgcTTTACGAAAAACTGCTTAACAGTGATCAACGTGGAAGCATACATGGAAGACGGCGCAAGTTGGTCGCTCGTCGCGTTCCTTGCCAATTGTgagctttttattttcttttgtcttGAATTAACTGTACTCAGAGTATAGAATCGACTTTGAAAAATAGTAATACATATCATAAACTTTACATCGCTAGAAATTGGGAGCGACTTATACCTCGAAACATCtccaaaaaaatattataaaataatatatttgaagttttaCAAATTGTCTTTGTATAGATCAATCAGAGAACCTGTGTACGTTtctcatatacatatgtaaaatacgTGATTACTGAGTGTTCCATGTGTACACGATATTGAAAGAGAATTCAAAGGCAGGGTGAAATGGGCAGGCAAATAGGCAAatgcatatataatttacatgttCTCAAATTGATCAACACGACGTTTAGTATTGCCTTTACGAATTTCACGAAGCGTTTTGTATTTATCGCGACCTTGTTTGACGTTTTCCCTATGGATTTTATCCATAACAGTTTCTTTTGACTCGTCGCGTGACTGTGCAAGATCTTGTTTCAATGcctgaaatatataattattattcaaatacgTCCACAGAAATTACTCAGGgtgcaataaatttatatacaagcAAAGATCACTACCTTAAGTTGATCGTGAAggcgttcgtttctttctgcCAAGGTACGTCGCTCCTCAACAGGATCAATTATCGATTCATCAGTTGCAAGATCTTTAGTAACATCACCATGAGAAACTTCGTCTTCTCCTTCCTCTTCaccttcttcattttcttcaacaTGATGATGATGCGGCGTTGTACTAGCTTGATATGCTCGATCGGCTTCTTCCTGCCTTAATCTATAGATACAGGTGTAGAATAGAATAGAGTTGActtttttctcatattttaaataacgaatagttgcataacaaaaattacatactTAGCAGCTTCAAATACTTCTTCTAGCCTCCTTGCTTCGGCATCCTTCGCCACTACCTCAGATTGTATACGTTGTATTTCTTCTTGCTTAGCTCGTATTTCTTGCTCAAGTTTAGCACGCTCAGCTGCTTCCATCTCATGTGAAAGTTCAAGTTTTTCCATCATAGCCGTAAGTTCCTTCGTATAGAAATAAGACACATAGAGACatatattgtagaaaaattatattttatactaaacTATACGTACTTTCTGACGATCCTCTAATTCCTCCTTCGCAGCTTGTAACTGTCTAAGATGTTCTTCTAAACGTCGGATCATTTCTTGAGCTTCGTTTAATTCAGCTTGCCGCCTGTCCATTTCTTCTGCCATATTTCGAAGTCGTTCTTCATATTCTTGTTGTTTTCTCTCAGCACGTTCTCTTGCAGCTATTTCTAACTGTAACTTTTCTCTCTGTTGttgttttgcaattttctcttcccttGCTTGCGcctttaaattataaatgtttattttgtgATTATAAACCCAATTCATTATCTATGAATTcattatctattaattttaagatttaGAAATAGCAAAGAAACTAAGCATTAGAAATGCATTATAAGCGAATACTTGCACAGAAACATACCTTCATTTGCTGTACATCAATTGTATCTGGTTTACGTCTACGCATGTAGAGTTCGTGATTGCCCATACACAGTGCTAAAATTCGTTTATTGATCTTAACTCTAGTTGCAAAAAAGACAAAATCCGGTGCCTTCTTATCAATtggtttaattataaatttcttctcgTTAAATGAGATATTTCTTATCTCAGACCATGGAAAACCAATTTTTGGTGTCAATTTGTcatctttttcataaatgttcAAACCCAAAGCATCAACACCGAGCCAAAGGTCTGTAccttttttattacgaatttcgAAGTAATTCACTCCGTACATCTCCAAATCCTATGCAAAAAAGGaacgtatatatacaatatattgattaaatattaaattaataagaagaagCTATTAAATCATTACCTGCGCGATTTTTAGGTATTCCATCATAGCATCTTCACGTAACATGCCACGATGTTCTTGCCACCAATTAGTGATGGAACTCTCCCATTCCTCCTTGCTCATTTTATGTTGATCCACAACTCGTTGCGGTAACAAGCggtcatttattaaaaagccAGCAGTATGTGTACCTTTTTGAAAATCTCCGTGTTTCGCTTGGACTGCGTAAGACGCTAACAATACAGATGTTTCTGGAGGACAGTAGATTTCATCCGTCAAAATAGCGTTCTTCACCTAAATGTAGTccacataatataatatatatattaggttcaactttttaatttcaatgttagTTGTCATGTCGTCatgtataaataatgcaaatacATCATATTCATATTATGATCATATAGTATTCAGTATAGTTTTTCTAAACTCTGAACAATTTTCTGATTATTTTGTCGATTAAgatctatttatatatcatcATTGTTGGAAGATGGAATTTTCAATACTTTtcttgtttgaaaaattgtatctttgGATCAGATCGATGTTTagtacaattaaaaatctcACTTTCATTGCAATCTTTAGTCTGACTTAAAACATATATGATGGTAATAAACGTAAGCAGTGAGAATTCATGATAATGATAGTGACAAATTTTAGTCAACAAAAAAGTAAGGTAACTAATCAGATTTACATAGAACTATGCTGAATGTGCCCATGTATAATGCATTATATGATACGATTGCGTTCGCTTTGATCTATTTCGTAGATTATCTGAATGATAATATGCACTTATGTACTCAACCTTGTTACATTGTAATACAATTCTACTTATAATACCGAACAGTTTGCCCTCTATAACTAAAACTTGAAAGTagtacatacacacacacactccTACGTATACATGCGTACATACATAAGTACGCAGATACATACAAAgcacattttgtatatttaccTGTATAAAATTTGGGTTAAGTTCTATATTAATTAAGCATTTTTTTACTCCTTTTGATAAATACTACGATCAGCCATACCTGAAGATAAAAGAGACGCAACGTGATATCTTGAATCAATTCCTCGGCAACGTCTTCGGGATAAAACTTGGCGCGAAATTTGAATTGCAGGGGAGTCTCTTTCTTGACTTCCTGGTTCATCACCTAAAACGTTCGTGAACCAATTAGGAACaaatataagaagaaatttccataagaaacataaacgtagaaaattcgataaataaataacaaactgAAATCACCCCATCATTTGAAAACGTGCAATGCAGTGTATTTCTCATCGGTATACATGATGGAATATAGTGACGTTGCATGCGACATAAAGGATGATAAAAATCCTATGATTAGAATCcggatttttatgcttttatgGGAGActtaaagatacaaaaatgtgtagaaaatacaatacaTAACATGTaagaatctataaaataatataagatcATTCTATAAGTAATGTCGtgtttatatgtaataaaaatttaaaaaaatgtacaaattttattatattcattaataaatatatatatatatataacagtagatatatatatatatagatataacagtagatatatatatatatatctctacTGTTTTCTCGAACTACGTctgacattttttaattgctctttgggaaaattttatgatatcGATGAAATAGAATTACTTCCAATCGAcaagtacatatttaaattcgttaatagttacaattttcttttatattagtaATTCAAAATGAAACATAAGAAACGACGTTACTTATGGAATGGAATAAATGTTTACCCAGATCCTTcccttttattatattcatgaaGATATGtgtttacataaatatccataGTCTACTCAtgacataattataatagatGACGAAAACGCTAACGTATTAGCACGGCAAGTGGTTGATACtatctttttatcgtattacaGGTAAGCAGTGTGACTTGTGACAAAATAATACGGACATTAAGATATCTAGTTTACCAACTCTCACTTTTGaaatcg
This sequence is a window from Bombus pyrosoma isolate SC7728 linkage group LG10, ASM1482585v1, whole genome shotgun sequence. Protein-coding genes within it:
- the LOC122571474 gene encoding moesin/ezrin/radixin homolog 1 isoform X1, whose product is MSVTRIYIITCLFFQYGDLYAVLDYEHATYILIFSLFDTGRQPKEATKMPKTMNVRVTTMDAELEFAIQQTTTGKQLFDQVVKTIGLREVWFFGLQYTDNKGDLTWIKLYKKVVPCGLRKFWHVMNQEVKKETPLQFKFRAKFYPEDVAEELIQDITLRLFYLQVKNAILTDEIYCPPETSVLLASYAVQAKHGDFQKGTHTAGFLINDRLLPQRVVDQHKMSKEEWESSITNWWQEHRGMLREDAMMEYLKIAQDLEMYGVNYFEIRNKKGTDLWLGVDALGLNIYEKDDKLTPKIGFPWSEIRNISFNEKKFIIKPIDKKAPDFVFFATRVKINKRILALCMGNHELYMRRRKPDTIDVQQMKAQAREEKIAKQQQREKLQLEIAARERAERKQQEYEERLRNMAEEMDRRQAELNEAQEMIRRLEEHLRQLQAAKEELEDRQKELTAMMEKLELSHEMEAAERAKLEQEIRAKQEEIQRIQSEVVAKDAEARRLEEVFEAAKLRQEEADRAYQASTTPHHHHVEENEEGEEEGEDEVSHGDVTKDLATDESIIDPVEERRTLAERNERLHDQLKALKQDLAQSRDESKETVMDKIHRENVKQGRDKYKTLREIRKGNTKRRVDQFENM
- the LOC122571474 gene encoding moesin/ezrin/radixin homolog 1 isoform X3 — its product is MSVTRIYIITCLFFQYGDLYAVLDYEHATYILIFSLFDTGRQPKEATKMPKTMNVRVTTMDAELEFAIQQTTTGKQLFDQVVKTIGLREVWFFGLQYTDNKGDLTWIKLYKKVMNQEVKKETPLQFKFRAKFYPEDVAEELIQDITLRLFYLQVKNAILTDEIYCPPETSVLLASYAVQAKHGDFQKGTHTAGFLINDRLLPQRVVDQHKMSKEEWESSITNWWQEHRGMLREDAMMEYLKIAQDLEMYGVNYFEIRNKKGTDLWLGVDALGLNIYEKDDKLTPKIGFPWSEIRNISFNEKKFIIKPIDKKAPDFVFFATRVKINKRILALCMGNHELYMRRRKPDTIDVQQMKAQAREEKIAKQQQREKLQLEIAARERAERKQQEYEERLRNMAEEMDRRQAELNEAQEMIRRLEEHLRQLQAAKEELEDRQKELTAMMEKLELSHEMEAAERAKLEQEIRAKQEEIQRIQSEVVAKDAEARRLEEVFEAAKLRQEEADRAYQASTTPHHHHVEENEEGEEEGEDEVSHGDVTKDLATDESIIDPVEERRTLAERNERLHDQLKALKQDLAQSRDESKETVMDKIHRENVKQGRDKYKTLREIRKGNTKRRVDQFENM
- the LOC122571474 gene encoding moesin/ezrin/radixin homolog 1 isoform X4; this translates as MVAGAKMMNVRVTTMDAELEFAIQQTTTGKQLFDQVVKTIGLREVWFFGLQYTDNKGDLTWIKLYKKVMNQEVKKETPLQFKFRAKFYPEDVAEELIQDITLRLFYLQVKNAILTDEIYCPPETSVLLASYAVQAKHGDFQKGTHTAGFLINDRLLPQRVVDQHKMSKEEWESSITNWWQEHRGMLREDAMMEYLKIAQDLEMYGVNYFEIRNKKGTDLWLGVDALGLNIYEKDDKLTPKIGFPWSEIRNISFNEKKFIIKPIDKKAPDFVFFATRVKINKRILALCMGNHELYMRRRKPDTIDVQQMKAQAREEKIAKQQQREKLQLEIAARERAERKQQEYEERLRNMAEEMDRRQAELNEAQEMIRRLEEHLRQLQAAKEELEDRQKELTAMMEKLELSHEMEAAERAKLEQEIRAKQEEIQRIQSEVVAKDAEARRLEEVFEAAKLRQEEADRAYQASTTPHHHHVEENEEGEEEGEDEVSHGDVTKDLATDESIIDPVEERRTLAERNERLHDQLKALKQDLAQSRDESKETVMDKIHRENVKQGRDKYKTLREIRKGNTKRRVDQFENM
- the LOC122571474 gene encoding moesin/ezrin/radixin homolog 1 isoform X2, yielding MNQEVKKETPLQFKFRAKFYPEDVAEELIQDITLRLFYLQVKNAILTDEIYCPPETSVLLASYAVQAKHGDFQKGTHTAGFLINDRLLPQRVVDQHKMSKEEWESSITNWWQEHRGMLREDAMMEYLKIAQDLEMYGVNYFEIRNKKGTDLWLGVDALGLNIYEKDDKLTPKIGFPWSEIRNISFNEKKFIIKPIDKKAPDFVFFATRVKINKRILALCMGNHELYMRRRKPDTIDVQQMKAQAREEKIAKQQQREKLQLEIAARERAERKQQEYEERLRNMAEEMDRRQAELNEAQEMIRRLEEHLRQLQAAKEELEDRQKELTAMMEKLELSHEMEAAERAKLEQEIRAKQEEIQRIQSEVVAKDAEARRLEEVFEAAKLRQEEADRAYQASTTPHHHHVEENEEGEEEGEDEVSHGDVTKDLATDESIIDPVEERRTLAERNERLHDQLKALKQDLAQSRDESKETVMDKIHRENVKQGRDKYKTLREIRKGNTKRRVDQFENM